The genomic stretch CGCAAAGCCTGGCTCATTAACCTTGCTTGCAAGCCCATATGCTGGTCGCCCATTTCTCCCTCAATTTCTTTTTGCGGAACCAGGGCGGCTACACTGTCAACCACAATCACATCCACTGCATTGGACCGGGCCAAAGTTTCCACTATCTCCAAAGCTTGTTCTCCGGTGTCCGGCTGGGAAATAAGCATATCTTTTATGTTCACGCCGATTTTAGCCGCATAATCGGGATCAAGGGCGTGTTCAGCATCGACAAAAGCGGCAATCCCCCCTATTTTCTGCGCTTCAGCCACAATATGCTGGGCCAAAGTTGTTTTTCCCGAAGCCTCGGGACCAAAAACTTCTATTATCCTTCCCCTTGGCACGCCGCCAATCCCCAAGGCAATATCCAGGGACAAACAGCCGGTCGGGACGGCGTCAACATCTGATTTTCTTGCTTCCCCGAATTTCATAATCGCCCCCTCGCCAAACCTCTCTTTTATCTGGTCAACGGCCGTCATGGCCGCTTCCTGGCGCTTATCTTTTTCACCACCCTCCTTGCTTTTTTCTTCATTTGACATATCTTTGTAAAATTATTTTTAAAAAATATTACCCAATCTGCCTATAAGATAGCATAAGAAAATTATGAAGGCAAGCCAATTAAAATAATATAAAAATAAAATAATAAAATAAAATAAAAACATAAAATTTACGAATTTCGCCTTCTTATCTTTTTTATATTTTTATATTTTTATATTATTTTGTTATTTTTTCAAAAAAACTATTGTTAATTAAAAAAATATCCTGTATAATATAACTAAGAACAAAAAACAAAAAAATATTTTTAAAAATTATAAAAAAGTATTGTAAAGAAAAAATATTTTTTGTATAATATAAATAGAAATAATAATTTTAAAAAATAATTATTTTAATCCGCGCAAAAAAATTGCGTACCAAGAAAGGAGGTGATAAACATGCCAGCGAAGAAAAGAAAGAAAGCAACAAAAAAGAAAAAAGTTGCAAAGAGAAAACCGGCCAAGAAGAAAGCAACAAAAAAGAAAAAAGTTGCAAAGAGAAAACCGGCCAAGAAGAGGAAAAGAAGAAAATAAAAATTGCTCCTCTTCGCCAGACAAATGTGCCGTAAATCATTAAGACATATTTGTTTGGCGAACGAGGAGGAACAAAAAACGCCTAAAAATTAAGAAAGGCGTTTTTTGTTTATAACTTTTTACTATTTATTATTTTTTATAATTTTTACAATCCCTTTGTCGGCATCTACCTCAACCATGTCTCCGTTCTTTAAAACCTGCGTGGCTATTTTAGTGGCTATAACACAGGGTTTATTCAATTCGCGGGAAACAATCGCCGCGTGCGAAGTTATGCCGCCCTCCTCTGTTATTATGGCTCCGGCTTTCCGGCACGCCAAAATCATCTGGGGAATAGTTGAACCGGTTACTAAAACCTCACCCTCTTTGAACTTGGCCACTTCCCGAGATAAACCAGCCCCTTGGTCAAAATTTATTAACCTCACTCGCCCCTTATAGCGCCCCGGATTGGCTACCTGGCCTTTTAAAAAATTACTCTTCTGTTTTTTGTCTAAATCTTTGGAAAATAATTTAATTATCGCCAAGGCCTTTTTTCCGGTAATCGGCTGCCAATTATTAAATTTTCCCAGAATGCAATCTCTCCGATTTACTTTATCCACGGTTTTGCCTTTCAATAAGTCAGCTATCTCTTTGCAATGAAGGCTGGCCAAATCTCTTCTGCCTGCGCGTTTTTCAATCTCATCAAGATAATTTTTAAAAAAATAATCATCTCCGAGAAAAGAAATTCTATTAATAACTGATTTTCTAAGCTCATATTTTAATTCCTGCATTTCCTTGACTCTTTTTACTAGAAGCTTGTTTTGGGAAGGAGCCTGCTTAACCCTTCTTTCAATCTCATCGTAAAGAAAATATTCCGTAAACCAATAAAGATCTAAAGCCCTTTGGGCAAACCCCACAGCTCTTAAAAAATCTACCCTGATCTCACGGTCGGAAAAGTTAGAAAAATTTTTAGTTTTATTTAACTTAAAAACCGTCTTTGCTTCTTTAATTATCCCATTAACCTTTTTCTTATAATCATTGAAATTTCTCCTGAAAAACAATAAGCCATATTTCGCCAAACGGCCGGTTTCTTCCTTGGAAGCATAAAGTTTGTAATTCCCGTTTTGATAAATAACGATAAAATCTCGTTTTAAATAATTAGAAGTTAAAAAACAGGAAATAAAAAAATAGGTAGCATTATAAACTAACCAAAAAAAATTATAATTCCTGGGATGTATTTTCTTATTCATATAATTAAAACATTTTCGGCTGTTTGTCTTCTTTCTCCTTGGCGGTAAAAATTTTAACCACGCCGTATTGGCCGTCAAAACCGGGCTCAACAATTAACTTTCCTTCCCGCACTCTTTTTATGCCTTTAACAATTATAGGTAAAGTCATGCTGGCTAAATTCTCTAAAGGTTCATTTAGCAAAATATTCATCTCGGTTCCGCCTTTTTTAATTAAACTATTATATTCGGCCTGCACTTTTTGCGACTGCCGGCTTTTTATATCTAAAGCTTCGGCAATAATCTTATCAAGTTCCACTAATTTTTTAAATCCGGCTGCTTTTTCGGGCTTGAAGCCTTCGGGGCGATCAGCCAGTTCTTCCACCCGATTCATCACGCCCACGGTTAAAGGTTTTTTACAGACCGGGCAAATGCCTTTATGCTTCTTAGTTTCTTCGGGCGAGAATCTAATTTTACAATCACGGTGACCGTCAAAATGATACATGCCTTCTTCCGGATAAAATTCAATCGTGTACTTCAATTTATTCAAATCCTTGTTTTTTATTACTTCATAAATCTCATCATAACTAATTTCCTCCAAATCCATGACATTGGCTTCCCGTCCAAGATTGGGAAGACTATGCGCGTCAGAATTTGAAATAATAGATAAGCTGTCCAGAGCTGACAAGCGCCAATTCATGGCCGGGTCGCTTGATAATCCGGTTTCTATGGCGTAAATATTTTCTGTTTGCTCGTGAAAACATTCTTCCATAGAGTCAAAACCAGACTTTGAACCGAAAACCGCAAACCAGGGCGTCCAAATATGGGCGGGGTAAATTAAAAACTTGGGATGGATTGACAAACAAAGCGTTACCAACTCCGGCGCCTTCATGCCTAAAATCGGCCGTCCGTCCGAGCGGATATTGTAT from Patescibacteria group bacterium encodes the following:
- the recA gene encoding recombinase RecA codes for the protein MSNEEKSKEGGEKDKRQEAAMTAVDQIKERFGEGAIMKFGEARKSDVDAVPTGCLSLDIALGIGGVPRGRIIEVFGPEASGKTTLAQHIVAEAQKIGGIAAFVDAEHALDPDYAAKIGVNIKDMLISQPDTGEQALEIVETLARSNAVDVIVVDSVAALVPQKEIEGEMGDQHMGLQARLMSQALRKLTGVVSKSKTVVIFINQIRFKIGVFFGNPETTTGGNALKFYSSVRIEVRRAAQIKQGDKIIGNRVKAKVVKNKVAAPFRTCEFDIMYNEGISIAGDLLDSGVVYGVVNKSGNSYAFGEIKMGVGRENAKKFLRADKKLMKEIRRKIMSEVKAREMEE
- a CDS encoding PEP-utilizing enzyme, which translates into the protein MNKKIHPRNYNFFWLVYNATYFFISCFLTSNYLKRDFIVIYQNGNYKLYASKEETGRLAKYGLLFFRRNFNDYKKKVNGIIKEAKTVFKLNKTKNFSNFSDREIRVDFLRAVGFAQRALDLYWFTEYFLYDEIERRVKQAPSQNKLLVKRVKEMQELKYELRKSVINRISFLGDDYFFKNYLDEIEKRAGRRDLASLHCKEIADLLKGKTVDKVNRRDCILGKFNNWQPITGKKALAIIKLFSKDLDKKQKSNFLKGQVANPGRYKGRVRLINFDQGAGLSREVAKFKEGEVLVTGSTIPQMILACRKAGAIITEEGGITSHAAIVSRELNKPCVIATKIATQVLKNGDMVEVDADKGIVKIIKNNK
- a CDS encoding endonuclease Q family protein, whose translation is MQQILDLHIHSKYSRACSSQLLLSRIDETCRIKGIDIIATGDFTYPEWFSAIKNELEEVGNSGLYKLKEEKDDKVKFLLSTELALIYKDGGKVRRIHLVVQAPNIAAVEELNNYLDKKYNIRSDGRPILGMKAPELVTLCLSIHPKFLIYPAHIWTPWFAVFGSKSGFDSMEECFHEQTENIYAIETGLSSDPAMNWRLSALDSLSIISNSDAHSLPNLGREANVMDLEEISYDEIYEVIKNKDLNKLKYTIEFYPEEGMYHFDGHRDCKIRFSPEETKKHKGICPVCKKPLTVGVMNRVEELADRPEGFKPEKAAGFKKLVELDKIIAEALDIKSRQSQKVQAEYNSLIKKGGTEMNILLNEPLENLASMTLPIIVKGIKRVREGKLIVEPGFDGQYGVVKIFTAKEKEDKQPKMF